In one window of Fodinibius salicampi DNA:
- a CDS encoding carbohydrate binding family 9 domain-containing protein — MRYFRIFGASIVWLVVFSSTLWAQDVEKRPQIEAHQLKPSEEVVFDGKVEEAFWNTIRPATNFLQQEPNEGAKATEKTEVRVAYDEEYLYLGVILYDSNPSKIKANQKRRDARIVADERFTWIFDTFNDQRNAYFLEVNPNGLKTDGLINTGQGGGINLNWDGIWEARTVIGDFGWSVEIKIPFRTFNFDVESERWGANFMRVIRRKSETVLWSGHRRNQGISRPQNAGVLTGLTGMSQGVGLEVVPFGIIKGTEQKDTNGDNTNSTIDGGLDINYSITPSLKASVTFNTDFAEAEVDQRQVNLTRFPLRFPEQRDFFLEGSNIYEFAPRSGVNPYFSRRIGLQDGNPIPITYGARLLGNTGDYNLAMLHVRTGESGEVNPENFSVARVKRNIGSESTVGVIYTRRSTQNASDLSPELQNRHTFGGDLELGTSSFMGNKNLQFQAFFVFHNSPFASIDTTNIWDRSSRGIRLNYPNQPWSGHVSYREFGNAFDPAVGFTPRNAFRRLQPSIGYAPQFSNSDIIQQIEWGIRFEHLTDLDFSLLTQDLTFTLFDIEFMSNDGLSFSITRNFERLQNPFDIKRDGSIIIPEQEYINWYTETTVETASYRKISAELSFEAGGFWSGNRKEYAAEVTLRPYPGIELSPEYIRTNVNLAEGNFTADLLRFEANIDFTTSLFLTTNVQFDNLSSRLGMNNRLRWIITPGSDLYLVYNQNWLDELSGLRTIERSGALKISYTHRF; from the coding sequence ATGAGATACTTCAGAATTTTTGGTGCATCGATAGTTTGGCTGGTGGTTTTTTCTTCGACCTTGTGGGCGCAGGATGTTGAAAAGCGTCCACAAATTGAAGCTCATCAGCTTAAGCCTTCAGAAGAGGTGGTTTTTGACGGAAAAGTTGAAGAGGCCTTTTGGAATACCATACGTCCTGCCACGAACTTTCTTCAGCAGGAGCCCAATGAAGGTGCCAAAGCTACCGAAAAGACAGAGGTGCGCGTTGCTTATGATGAGGAGTACCTTTATTTGGGAGTAATTTTGTATGATAGCAACCCATCAAAAATTAAAGCGAATCAAAAACGCCGTGATGCCCGCATCGTAGCGGATGAACGTTTTACCTGGATCTTTGATACGTTCAATGATCAGCGAAACGCTTACTTTTTAGAGGTTAACCCAAACGGACTTAAGACCGACGGACTGATAAATACGGGACAGGGAGGGGGCATAAATCTTAATTGGGATGGAATCTGGGAAGCTCGAACGGTTATTGGTGATTTCGGTTGGTCTGTCGAAATTAAAATACCTTTTCGAACTTTTAATTTTGATGTAGAAAGTGAGCGATGGGGTGCAAACTTTATGCGGGTTATTCGCCGGAAAAGTGAAACGGTGCTTTGGAGTGGCCATCGCCGTAATCAGGGAATAAGCCGTCCCCAAAATGCGGGAGTACTTACCGGACTGACGGGAATGTCTCAGGGCGTAGGCCTTGAGGTTGTTCCTTTTGGTATCATAAAGGGAACCGAGCAGAAGGATACGAATGGAGACAATACAAATAGTACTATTGATGGCGGATTGGATATCAATTATAGTATTACACCGAGCCTGAAAGCCTCAGTAACTTTTAACACCGATTTTGCTGAAGCAGAAGTGGATCAGCGTCAGGTTAACTTAACCCGATTCCCATTACGTTTCCCGGAGCAGCGAGATTTCTTTTTGGAGGGAAGTAATATATATGAGTTTGCACCCCGTAGTGGAGTAAACCCCTATTTTAGCCGTAGAATTGGTCTGCAGGATGGGAATCCCATTCCTATTACCTATGGAGCACGCTTACTGGGTAATACAGGAGACTATAATTTAGCCATGTTACATGTACGTACAGGTGAAAGCGGAGAGGTCAACCCCGAAAATTTTTCTGTGGCCAGGGTGAAGCGTAATATTGGTTCAGAAAGTACGGTAGGAGTTATTTATACTCGTCGATCAACGCAAAATGCTTCGGACCTGTCTCCTGAGCTACAGAACAGACATACGTTTGGAGGAGATTTGGAGTTGGGAACTTCCAGTTTTATGGGAAACAAAAACTTACAGTTTCAGGCATTCTTTGTATTTCACAACTCGCCCTTTGCATCTATTGATACAACAAATATCTGGGATCGGTCATCCCGGGGAATACGCCTTAATTATCCCAACCAACCTTGGTCGGGTCATGTATCATACCGGGAATTTGGAAATGCTTTTGATCCGGCAGTTGGATTTACCCCACGTAATGCTTTTCGCCGATTACAGCCCTCCATAGGTTATGCTCCTCAATTCAGTAACAGTGATATTATTCAACAGATTGAATGGGGCATTCGATTTGAACACCTAACCGATCTTGACTTTAGCCTGCTTACACAGGACTTAACCTTCACTTTGTTTGACATCGAATTTATGAGTAATGATGGGCTGTCATTTAGTATTACGAGAAATTTCGAGCGACTGCAGAATCCCTTTGATATAAAAAGAGATGGATCCATTATTATACCTGAACAGGAATATATAAACTGGTATACCGAAACGACGGTTGAAACAGCCTCTTATCGTAAAATTTCTGCAGAACTGAGTTTTGAGGCTGGTGGATTCTGGTCTGGTAACCGGAAAGAGTATGCTGCAGAGGTTACACTTCGACCCTATCCGGGAATTGAACTTTCTCCGGAATATATTAGAACGAATGTAAATCTTGCAGAGGGTAACTTTACGGCAGATTTGCTGCGATTCGAAGCAAATATTGATTTTACAACATCCCTTTTCTTAACCACAAACGTTCAATTCGATAATCTCAGCAGCCGATTAGGTATGAATAATCGCCTGCGCTGGATTATTACACCAGGTTCAGACTTATATTTGGTGTATAATCAAAACTGGCTGGATGAGCTTTCCGGCTTGCGAACTATTGAACGGAGCGGTGCACTGAAGATAAGTTATACCCACCGGTTTTAA
- a CDS encoding curlin repeat-containing protein, with translation MIGTSQVASGKDRTDTTDTLKSHYYNDMGSNNEYKQLKANSPFNDQVVTQVGYSNYAGHSVLNNSFSDLVICSIGNQNTAVQNILNGYYNSLMVTQNGSSNAAYQDIAFEGLTNIANINNALQTGYNNWIKSSQTGRNNSIDAVQNGDSNWVNIEQIGNNNEATIRQSGKGNTVEINQN, from the coding sequence TTGATTGGTACCAGTCAAGTGGCTTCCGGAAAGGATCGTACAGACACAACCGATACCCTCAAGTCGCATTATTATAATGATATGGGTTCGAATAACGAATATAAACAGCTAAAGGCGAACAGCCCGTTCAATGATCAAGTAGTTACTCAGGTTGGATACTCAAATTATGCGGGGCATTCTGTTCTAAACAACAGCTTTTCAGATCTTGTTATTTGCTCAATAGGAAATCAAAATACAGCCGTTCAAAATATTCTGAATGGATATTATAACTCTTTGATGGTCACCCAGAACGGTTCATCCAATGCAGCATACCAGGATATTGCCTTTGAAGGCTTAACCAATATAGCCAATATCAATAACGCACTGCAGACTGGATATAACAATTGGATTAAAAGCTCTCAAACAGGTAGAAACAATAGCATTGATGCCGTTCAGAATGGGGATTCAAATTGGGTTAATATTGAGCAGATCGGTAACAATAATGAGGCAACCATTCGACAATCAGGAAAGGGTAATACGGTCGAAATAAATCAAAATTAA
- a CDS encoding carboxypeptidase-like regulatory domain-containing protein → MSIKYFLTFITCIIIFVGCSKETISPELFGSIEGQIFNSETEEGIRGVNVTTNPATNSITTNEDGTFVLNEVPTGQYSVSAQKSDFESSSVSVRVRENKAATAQIYLDPEGGNGEKYLSARVTTWAETSNNDSTFAEVQYEVENTSDDTDINQYEVYFDIHTSGETFSWEERDTTLAAGEKDIAEFKKYVRQATIDSVTVSGTFTSN, encoded by the coding sequence ATGAGTATTAAATATTTTCTGACATTCATTACTTGCATCATCATCTTTGTGGGCTGTTCCAAGGAAACGATTTCCCCGGAATTGTTCGGAAGTATTGAGGGACAGATTTTCAATAGTGAAACGGAGGAAGGGATCCGGGGAGTCAATGTAACAACCAATCCTGCTACTAATTCCATTACCACTAATGAAGATGGCACTTTTGTACTAAATGAAGTCCCCACCGGACAGTATTCTGTGTCCGCCCAAAAATCAGATTTCGAATCTTCAAGTGTAAGCGTTCGGGTTCGTGAAAATAAGGCAGCAACCGCCCAAATCTATTTAGATCCGGAAGGCGGAAACGGGGAAAAGTATCTTTCAGCCCGGGTAACGACATGGGCTGAAACCTCAAATAATGACAGTACTTTTGCTGAAGTCCAATATGAAGTAGAAAATACCAGCGATGATACCGATATCAACCAATATGAAGTCTACTTCGACATACATACTTCTGGGGAGACCTTCTCCTGGGAAGAACGTGATACGACCCTGGCTGCGGGAGAAAAAGATATTGCAGAATTTAAAAAGTATGTCCGGCAGGCCACTATAGATTCTGTGACCGTAAGTGGGACATTTACTTCTAACTAA
- a CDS encoding CsgG/HfaB family protein translates to MHKKVSIFLLFCLLLTAGCASSLQPLETERVKPGINSKVHESLTNMPAPQDKVVAAVYRFRDQTGQYKPSNRGASWSTAVTQGATSILIKSMEDSGWFTPIEREGISNLLNEREIISKTRQQNNQSGQLPPLLFGGVLLEGGIIGYDTNVITGGGGVRFLGTGGSGQFRKDQVTIYLRAVSTQTGRIMKTVHTTKSVISQQLESGAFRYVDTNRLLEAEAGFTYNEPPVMAVTEAIDEAVKTLIVEGVEDGLWSPQDSSEYAQYKENFEQVKEWKQRAETNYFGMTENSNLRSGLNLSTNLIFGSHIGSYPISKKAGGIALQSEYFFGSSNSLKLSGHRSQLGAQDVFSEPYTNIDFSFNKYLTPEFTLSPYIGLGGGILMYDQQPDFTNNTFFPSVNAEAGLDYRLSENLGLRIGFNYRYLIQDGIDGVTRGSIHDQQWNISTGVSIGL, encoded by the coding sequence ATGCATAAAAAAGTATCCATATTTCTACTGTTTTGCTTGCTATTAACGGCTGGATGTGCCTCTTCTCTTCAACCGCTGGAAACCGAGCGCGTTAAACCGGGAATAAACAGCAAAGTACATGAATCTCTTACCAATATGCCGGCCCCGCAGGATAAGGTGGTGGCGGCTGTCTATCGATTCCGGGACCAAACAGGACAGTATAAACCCTCTAATCGCGGAGCAAGCTGGTCGACCGCTGTAACACAGGGAGCTACTTCCATCCTCATAAAATCAATGGAAGATTCAGGATGGTTTACCCCTATTGAACGTGAAGGTATTTCGAACCTGCTCAATGAACGCGAAATTATCAGCAAAACACGACAGCAGAACAACCAAAGCGGGCAGCTCCCTCCCCTGCTCTTTGGTGGTGTACTGCTTGAGGGCGGCATCATCGGCTACGATACTAACGTCATTACTGGGGGTGGCGGCGTTCGATTTTTAGGAACGGGCGGTTCCGGGCAGTTCCGCAAGGATCAGGTAACAATTTATCTGAGAGCTGTTTCAACCCAGACAGGGCGTATTATGAAAACCGTTCATACTACCAAATCCGTTATCTCCCAGCAGCTCGAAAGCGGGGCATTTCGCTATGTGGATACCAATCGCCTGCTGGAAGCCGAGGCTGGCTTTACCTATAACGAGCCTCCCGTAATGGCAGTAACCGAAGCTATTGACGAAGCGGTTAAAACACTGATTGTGGAAGGAGTAGAAGATGGGTTATGGAGTCCACAGGATAGCTCTGAATACGCGCAGTATAAAGAGAATTTTGAACAAGTGAAGGAATGGAAACAAAGGGCAGAAACTAATTATTTCGGCATGACTGAAAATAGTAATCTGCGTTCCGGACTCAACCTGTCCACTAACCTAATTTTTGGAAGCCATATCGGAAGCTATCCGATATCTAAAAAGGCAGGTGGAATTGCCCTGCAGAGCGAATATTTCTTTGGTTCCTCCAATTCGCTTAAACTGAGCGGTCACCGGTCTCAATTAGGTGCACAGGATGTTTTCTCAGAACCTTATACAAATATCGACTTTAGTTTCAATAAGTATTTAACACCGGAATTTACGCTTTCACCTTATATTGGTCTGGGTGGTGGCATCTTAATGTACGACCAGCAGCCAGACTTTACGAACAACACATTCTTTCCTTCGGTAAACGCCGAAGCGGGGCTGGATTACCGGCTTTCTGAAAATCTTGGGCTCCGCATCGGATTTAATTATCGCTACCTGATTCAGGACGGTATTGATGGAGTCACCCGGGGGTCAATACACGATCAACAGTGGAATATATCCACAGGCGTTTCCATTGGATTATGA
- a CDS encoding curli production assembly/transport component CsgF has translation MNSKKLIFAFILSGIMILGLSLSAAAQDFVYQPKNPAFGGTYANYSWLMNSANQQNKFQGGRSGFNRDPLANFEQSLQRQVLSQLTRQIIGDRFGEDNINLDEQNTYEFGEFNINVNPGPDGVSIDIQNILSGESTSITIPTGFSGNN, from the coding sequence ATGAACAGCAAAAAATTAATATTCGCATTTATTCTTTCGGGCATTATGATATTGGGCTTATCGCTTTCGGCTGCCGCCCAGGACTTTGTATACCAGCCCAAAAACCCGGCCTTTGGCGGGACATATGCTAACTACAGCTGGTTGATGAATTCCGCTAACCAGCAGAACAAATTTCAGGGCGGACGTTCGGGTTTCAACCGGGATCCCTTGGCGAATTTTGAACAATCGCTGCAGCGGCAGGTTTTATCACAGCTGACTCGGCAAATTATCGGGGATCGATTTGGGGAAGATAACATCAATCTTGATGAACAAAACACATATGAATTCGGAGAGTTTAACATAAATGTCAATCCAGGCCCCGATGGCGTAAGCATTGATATTCAAAATATTCTTTCCGGGGAATCAACAAGTATTACCATACCGACAGGATTTTCGGGAAATAATTAG
- a CDS encoding CsgE family curli-type amyloid fiber assembly protein yields the protein MGLRSSIIISFVATILFSTTLCAQDQNKNVPYQYTVKDGDYLISIAVDFGNPNYWEQIYNANSDKIKRPDIIYIGQKLDIPAEMVSIRDTALVDNPERLKKEYQKQFTDNKKEGLDKKTLNKFQKAFKKVVEQERREEKKQQTESSGQSSTIAIDGMVLDETRSKMGTDFYNVFYRHWEPPSKAKNFMITISEQPTPGRGSVISISIDNEKVFQNRLQPKYAYTEKVAKHAVAICYRSLLRQQSSSNAMLGY from the coding sequence ATGGGGCTAAGATCTAGCATTATTATATCTTTTGTTGCTACCATTCTTTTTAGCACAACGCTTTGTGCTCAAGATCAAAATAAAAATGTGCCTTACCAGTATACCGTTAAAGATGGTGATTACCTGATCAGCATCGCCGTAGATTTTGGCAATCCCAACTACTGGGAACAAATCTACAATGCTAACTCAGACAAGATTAAAAGGCCCGATATCATTTATATTGGTCAAAAACTGGATATCCCCGCCGAGATGGTAAGCATCCGGGATACTGCCCTAGTCGATAATCCTGAGCGGCTGAAGAAAGAATACCAAAAACAATTTACAGACAACAAAAAGGAAGGTCTGGATAAAAAAACCCTAAATAAATTTCAGAAGGCCTTTAAGAAGGTCGTTGAACAAGAAAGACGGGAAGAGAAAAAACAGCAAACAGAATCTTCCGGCCAAAGTTCGACGATCGCCATTGATGGCATGGTACTCGACGAAACACGTAGCAAAATGGGGACCGACTTTTACAATGTTTTTTATCGCCACTGGGAGCCCCCTTCAAAAGCCAAAAACTTTATGATCACGATCTCTGAGCAGCCTACGCCGGGGCGTGGATCCGTGATTTCTATTAGTATTGATAACGAAAAGGTATTTCAGAATCGACTGCAGCCCAAATATGCTTACACTGAGAAAGTTGCCAAACATGCAGTGGCAATCTGCTATCGCAGCTTATTGCGTCAACAATCTTCATCAAACGCAATGCTGGGCTATTAA